In Balearica regulorum gibbericeps isolate bBalReg1 chromosome 31, bBalReg1.pri, whole genome shotgun sequence, the sequence AGGGCCCAGGGGGGTCCAAATTTGGCGAGAGCACAGTTTGAACAATTTGCTTATGTTgtactgataagcactggacccaaacaggggcaggagacaagcaatttgttcatcttaacagaTGCAGCGCCTGATGGTCTACTCGTCACCCAACGGAGTGAcccctggggtgagggggagccttcacagcctgatgttatttcagtaaagctaaacagaccaccgctcctctgtactgaacgaCTTTGTTCTCCGCtactccctccccagccccgatcaactgtGCAACAAGCCTTGTCAAGGGCCCATCGGCACACAATACTTGATTTAGTCCCATCtcaccaaaagtataaatctggcatttagaatcctctttttttgaGGACAAGAACTCCAACTATTTGGATGGGTCAATGGGCCTGGATCTCTCTCCTCCCTTGTAGCGGACCGCTACTGTATGTAGTTTGTCTCGACATTGCCGTTGCACTACCATTTCCCTGCACTGACGTCCTGCCTCGGAGGGTACTGCCACCCCCGCCATGTCGCGGTCTGCGGACGAGTGCCACCATGCGTGTGCGCGAGAGCCAGGACATGAAAAGGCTTCCTGAGGAGGTAGCATGTACCGCACGACGGGTGCTGCCATGCGCATGTGCAAGAGGCAGGGCGCGAAAAGGCTTCCTGAGGAGGCAACACATACCACACGTGCCGCACGAACAGCACGTACACAGCCATGATCTGCACATGAGTGTGGGACCCTATATAAAGGAGCGCACGTGCTCCGGTAAGCGGTGgggcttttctccttcttcctcttctcctcgtGCATCTTCCGGGACCTGCTGCGACAAAACCTGCGACGCTTGGACACCATAGAGGGAGCTAATGGAACATCACTGGACTTGGAGTGGTGGTAATTAGACTCGTCCCCAACTTGGTCCCTTCCACTCTCTATCTCTCTATCTCACTACATCTctatttctctacctccttatctctctctctctcttccctctctttgcCCTTCCCCGCTCTCCCGGTTGTCTCTTCATATACAGTCCTTATCCCcctgttcataaaaaataaagctaaaaggtTGTACAACATCTGACCtcatttgtgtcttaatctcacTCTTGGGATCATATCAAACCCTCCCCGATATCGGATCAGGACATTTTAATTGGCATCACAGACAGGATCCCTTGAGACAAGAGTGTCATACAACCTTGTTGTGGTGTGCTGTGCAAGTGTGTGTGAACGAGACGTACAAGCAAGTACAAAGTGAGTGCGGAGTTCCGATCCGCAGTTCTGCTCTCCTGCGAGGGAAGCAGCCAGAGACAAACGAAGCGTAAGGAAGGAGTGGATGTTGGTTCCTTTCTATTGATAACGTGTATAGTAGCATACGGTTTGGCCTTCCGGGGGTGTATAGGGGAAATTTGGAGTTTAAGGTGTGACCCTCCCGGGACGATATCCCCTTTGTAGGACATGGCTGCCCAGAAGGCAGGTGACGTTTGTGACTGTGTGCCAGTACAGACTGAGGAGGTTGATAAGCTATATGATTTTTTGGAAATATACCGATCTCGTCCCTCGCTCCTGGGACAAGTTTGGGCAAGGGACCATTGGTTCCAATTGCAGAGCGTGATAGACAGAATGACTGTAGTGCAGAAGGAAGCTAAGATTAAAAACGGGAAGGGAAAGGCTATTATTTGCGCTGTGTTGGGAGCGTGTTTGGCAGCTGCgtggaggaaaggaagcagaggTCCTGTCAGGCTGAGGCTGTGGTAgcttctctgcaggcagcaatAACAGCGCTGCAGGAACAGCTACAGGAAAATAAACGGGTgcaggcaaaaggaaaaatggcagGACATCCTTGCAGTTGCTAGATGTGGGGAATTTGCAGTGGCGTGGGTGGCCTCCCACCAACAAAGTGACACCCCAGCAAGCTGGTGGAACACTGAAGTAGACGAGTTAGCTTGGTTAGCTCCCCTTCAAAACACCCAAATAGCAGAAGACTGGGAGCTATTGTTGGAATGGTTACATGTAAAGAGGAAACATTCAGGGACCAAAGACCTCTACTGTGAGGCCCAAGCTCGAGGTTGCCCTGTTACTAGGGAGAAATGTAAGACTTGTGTGTCCGCTTGCGAACAATGCCGTACCCACTTAGAAAGACACCCCCTGGAAGATGATCCCCTACacttgagggaggggaaagggctgTGGGAAACCTGGCAAGTGGACTATATTGATCCTTTCTGGAAGTCGGAAGGAAAGCATTATGTGTTGGTTGGAGTGGAGGTAGTGTCAGGGTTGGTCCAAGCCTGACATTTGCCAGAGCTACTGGAGAGAACATGGTGAAGGCATTGAAAGAGTAGTTTGGTACCTTCCCCAAACCACAGTCAATTCAGTCGGACAATAGTTCTCACTTTACAGCTAAGATAGTTCAGGAATGGGTAGCCCGGGAGGGAATTTCATGGGTGTTCCACACCCCGTACTACCCGCAAGCGAATGGAATCGTGGAAAGAACAAACGGGCTACTCAAACACTTCCTGAAACCACACAGACCAGGATGGGCTGAGCGGGTGGGAGACACAGTGACCAGTGTAAATAGCTGCTGGGGAACAAATGGATGCCCAAAAATTATGGCGTTTTGCCCACAAGCCCTGACAATCATACCCACCTCCCACAGCCCTGATCACCCTGACAACCCATCCCACTTCCCCGGACAACCTGTTTTAGTTGAACTCCCCACTGTGGGAGCAGTACCGTTAGTGTTAGACAccccaataaataaatacacttggaaagcaaaagacGCAAGAGAAAATCCATAAGATTCACGCTAAGtggatttttccttccttctaaCCCGAGGAGCgagtttgtttctgttcttgtttttcaggaCAAAGCAGTTGACCCAGACACATACCCCCAGAAGAAGCCAGATGAACATCAATTGCGGTTTGATCAGAATGCACATGCTATTTTTGATTATTCTAATTCGGAAGTGTGTTTATGACAGCGACGAAAAACCAATTCCTCTACCTTCCCCCGACCCATATGACAACAAATTTGTATTATTGGCTAAAGCAGTAAGCCGAACCTTCAATTTGAGTCATTGTTGGGTTTGTGGAGGACCTCTGGGGTTGTCGAGTTGGCCGTGGATGTCTGCACCTCTCACCCCAGACCAGATCGTAAGCAACTATAGTGAAATTGTGGACGACACTTGGGGCGACAGTGGGACATGGCCAATTCAATATCCGACTGTAGGGCAGTATTGTCTAAACCGTACTCAAAGGGGAGGGATCTATGTGGGGGAAAGTAAATGTCAATGGACACTCACTCGTAAGCTAGTTGATAAAGATAGGAGAGTCTATATATGGATGTGGCTTAATGAGACTGGGCGCAATCAGGGATTCAAGGGATATTggtcaaacaaaaatgaaaccctGTCTGTCCCACAAACCAATTATAAGCAAATTTTTGAGTGGAAGAATAATTCTGGTGCTTGGTATTGAACTGGCCAAACAAGTAATCACCCAACCACATTTTTTTAGCCCTCTGGGCAACGAAAACACAACTTATTTTCAATTCCCAGAAGGGGCAGCTGGACCATTTGCTCATGGCGTTAAGGCTAAGAAAGGGCATTATTGGATCTGCGACACACCGCATATAAACATTTACCCGCAAGATGGTCAGGAATCTGTTACATAGGGGTTATCCGgcccttattttttcttttgccgGAGATAGGCGGACCTCGGTTAGGAATAAAACTATATGACAACCTCGGAGATAGAAGTATTGCCCGTAAGACGCGATCTATTGAGGTGAATTTGGGTGGGACGCAAAAATGGGGAAACAATGAGTGGCCTCCTGAGCAAATAATTCAACACTACGGACCTGCGACCTGGAACCCTAATGAACCACTATCAGGAGCAAGAGAAccaatttataatttaaatcGGATAATCAGATTGCAAGTGGCTCTAGAAATTATTACCAATAAGACTGCCAATGCAATAGATCTTTTAACCCAGCAGTCCCAACAGATGCGCATGGCAATCCTTCAACACCGCATGGTCCTAGATTACCTGTTAGCTGAAGAGGGAGGGGTGTGCGGGAAGCTAAATGCTTCCAACTGCTGTTTAGAAATAGATGATGTAGGTGAAGTGGTCCTCCAACTAACCAAAGACATTAGAAAGTTAGCCCATGTCCCCGTCCAAACCTGGAGTGGTTGGGATGGTAATTTGTGGTCCTGGTTACCGGGAGCACTGTGGGTAAAACAGCTGCTATTATGTTTGCTATGCGCGGTTGTCGCTTTAATATTTTTGCCGTGTGTAATCCCTTGTTTTATTCAATTAATCCGACATGTAGTATCTAATATGTAATTTGTTCCTACCACCTCACCTGATGGCCTAAAATGGATCCATGCCGTTCACCAGTCAGAGCCAATCACAGTACCCAttgtttaaatgctttcaaattcCTAAATTGTCTGAGAGAAAGATTGCATGTTAGTACCCATATCGTACCTGCTAGTTGTTCTATGTTTGCTATAATGGAAAACTACCTCACTAACCTGATTTTTCAAGTTTGTTCTGCAAAGTTAAATGTTGTTTGCTATTGAGCATTCCTCTACCATACCCCACATCGTTCTTCCTTCCCGCAACTTTCCTTTGCCCCTGTCCCTATTTCTTACTCTTACTCTCTTCCCTCtaccttctccttctctttgtcCTTTTCCCACCACCACTAAGGAGACTGCAATGTCGAGCCACGGGTGGTGTAGCGGACCGCTACTGTATGCAGTTTGTCTTGACATTGCCGTTGCACCACCATTTCCCCGTGTTGACGTCCTGCCTCGGAGGGcactgccccccacccccacccccacagtCTGTGGACGAGCACCACCATGCGCATTCGTGAGAGCCAGGGCGCGAAAATGCTTCCCGAGGAGGCAACACGTACTGCACGCGCGGCATGAACAGCATGTACGCAGCCGCGATCTGCGCATGAGCGTGGGACCCTATATAAAGGAGCACACGTGCTCCGGTAAGTGGTGgggcttttctccttcttcctcttctcctcgtGCATCTTCCGGGACCTGCTGCGACAAAACCTGCGACGCTTGGACACCATAGAGGGAGCTAATGGAACATCACTGGACTTGGAGTGGTGGTAATTAGACTCGTCCCCAACTTGGTCCCTTCCACTCTCTATCTCTCTACCTCACTACCTCTCTATTTCTCTATCTccctatctctctctctctctccctctctttgctCTTCCCCGCTCTCCCGGTTGTCTCTTCATATACAGTCCTTATCCCcctgttcataaaaaataaagctaaaaggtTGTACGACATCTGACCTcttttgtgtcttaatctcgctcttgggatcATAGTGAAAACTCCCTGATATCGGATCGGGACACAGGGCCAGCTGGGACCTGCTGTGCTGAGGAGTGACTCTGAGGAGAAGGGCCTGGCAACTGCGAGGGACACCATACGAGCCAGGGGTTTCTGCTCCCTGTGAAGAAGGCCAGTTGCATACGGGGCTGCGTTAGGATGAGCATGGTCACCCAGAGCAGGGGAGTTCTTATGGCCCTTGACACCGCACTGGTAGGGACCCCCACACATGGCTTTGTCCCAGTTCTCGGCTCCCTCttttgctggagctgggaggagctggagagtgGCCAGAGGAGATGTGGCCAGGTGGAGTTTGGGGCCTGAAGCAGATGGGCTGTGTGGAggggctgagagacctgggctTCTTTGGCCCCTTTGCCCAGtggtggagaggctgagggcaGTCTAGGAGTAGCCTGAGACTGCTTGAAAGGTGGTTTCCGAGATGGTGGAGCTTTTCTGAAAACCGGGAAAcatcatgagaaagaaaagatggcaCCAAGTGCAGGTTGGGAGGTTGAGATGGGACAcgaggagaaagaaatgtccCTGCAAGGGCAGTTCTGTGGTACAAGAGGCCACCCAGCAAGAGTCTGGATTAGTCAGAGCTTTGCATTTCACTGAACAGTCTGTGAGGATGGAGAGATGTCAGTAGGGGGTAGGAAGATGCTCAGGTGAGACCCAAGTTGGTAAGCAGGCTGGGTGTCAAGAGCCTGCAGGGAAAGAGGTGGAGGTGTGGGACACCATAGGACATCCTGTGGTGGAGGCATCTGGGGGCAGTGGCAAGGCTGAAAGCCCCCAACACAGCCAAGGTCGTGgtctgctgggctgtggctgtTCTCTCTGCAGGTGATGCCTGTGAGGAGACATCTTACCATTAGAGCACCAGGACTTCATCACCCCCTTGTCACAACCTGTGAGCCTGAGAAAGATTGTGTGGTAGTCCTGCTCTAGGCATTGCACATCCCCACATCCCACTGGCCCAGGAAGAGCCCTGAGTCACGTGTGAGGGACAGGGTCTCCCGTCCCAGGGCTTGGGGGTCAGGGCTTGGCACTTTGACTTGATAAAACACATCCAGGTCTCCTCAGCATCAGAGCCACCTTGCCATTGCCTTTGCCTCCCTGTCATCACTGCCTCCACTTGCCTGCTCTAACCAGCCCCAGAGTTGCTTTGTCAGTCATGGCCCTCAGGGGACCCAGTAATGCTCCAAGAAACTGTGGAGGTTGCATCGGACTTTCACTTCTTGAGAGGCTTCATCAGCTTCCCCTCAGGTCTGAGCTTCATGGACtcatccccaaacccaccagaggGGTCATTAACATGCCGCCTTGGGCTcgtcctctgctgctgagctgctccaggttcctggggtggagggagctcatggcaagtgggctgtgctgcagagagatatgtctgcccaggagcagctcctctgcagagcccagcagggtGAAGGGCACTCCCAGGGTATCTCAGGGAGATGAACAAGGCAGATGAAGAGCTTGAAGACTATCATGACTGGGAGGCTGAGTGAGAGCTCAAAAGACCAGAAAGCTTTGCAGCCCTTGACATGGTAAGTGTCTGGGTGCAGGGCAATGCAGATGTGGTTCCTGGAGGCATCTCCTCAAGCTGGGACAGTGCACAGCTAGCAGAATCTGCAAGGAGGGGGCaggattttttcttccatttttaatagcTGTGAAGCCATCATGTGCAGCTGGAGGTGCCCACGGCTGTCCATCACAGCagggtccctgcaccccagggggCTGTGTGCTGTGGAAAACATTCTTCTGCCTTCCAAGGTCAACACTCTTCCTGCCAAATGAACCCCTCATGGCATGACAGAGAGAAGCTGTGGGCTGAAGGAGCGACCTCTGTCTTGCAGGGCAAGGTCTTTCTGCTGTTGAGAGGATTCTGCACGTCTCAAGGCTGCTCAGAGCTCCAGATAACCCCTGGGACATTCCCCAGGGCACATTTCAAGAAGCACATCAAGGCAGGGGCTACCTGGGAGTAAAGGTGCTTCCCAGGGTTGGCGCTTTCCATTCCCTGCTGTGATGGCAGAAGGAAATGGTAATGGAGCTGTCAGGTTTGCACAGGAGACTGAGACTGCTACAGCATCACAGTGAGTGATGAACAGGGTTTTCAAGGCACCTGATAAAGTCACTTCACCCTTTCCTCTGCCTACAGAAAGCATCAACATCACCTTTGTGGTCTCTTCAGGGCTGATCTGCTCTTCTCCTTAAGACCTGCCAACACAGAGGTGCCCCTGCgcagtgccctgctgccaggaggggtctgcagggcagagctgagcacacagAGGGTGGCATGGGCTctgtgagcagggacagggaggagaggtgtggacagagcaacagctccaggcagggacagctccaggcagcagggacatgggcagggagtgggaggaaaCTGCAGACAAGCCCTGGGCTAGGCTGCCTTCAGCCTGCTCTCTTTTGGTCCCTCACTCTAGAGGTCTGCTGAGCACTATCTGCTGAGCAATGAGCTGACTCTCCATTTAAGACACCTCATCTGCAGGAAATCTCACTGTCTTCTTCTGTCCTGCTGGGCTTGGGAGCTGCCCTCCAGAAGAGCACGGCTGTGCTGTAGGATCCCAGGGAGTGCTGAGCCATCCCTCGTGGGTTGCCTGTCTCCTCTCAGAttcttttgcttctctctgagaGTGGCTGTGTCCTTTCCTCTCCATCACAACTCCAGCTCTGTGctagaaaaatgaagagtttgCAGATCTGCCCTTTGAAGCAGGACTCCCTTGCTTTCATCAGAGtccatttgctttatttttaaagagtaatttGTGCGTGCAGTTGTCCTTGAGatagcagaaatgaaagcacagggcagctgggaCCAAGACTGATGGACACTGCAGCTCTCCTGAATCTGTCCTGAGACAGAGAGAGCTGAGATCTTTTGCCTGTCTTGTCCTAAGACTCCACACTTCCAGTcatgaaaaagatattttctacaCTTAAAAATTGTACTTAACACATACAAtggtggaaagagaaaaacacagagaaaatcacCATAAAGACATGCTAAGACTTTCTTCTGCAGCCCACACTCTTTGGAGAGATGAGTGCAGGTATTGAACATTTCCATGAAGGGTGAATTGCATCTGACATCCCTTGTGACCTTTGGGGGTGTCAAGAACGACCTCCCATGCACtcactgcagcagggcagagctgactCCCTAGCAGCACAGGGGCAGAGGTCCTGCTCCTCAAAGCACACTCAGccagcacaaagcaaagaaaggaaatgccTTGGAATATTGTGGGGCAGGGgtatttctatgaaaaatggAGTGGCTTTGCTCAGAGAAGTCTGTTGtaattttcctcctctgtcttttcctcctcacaTCAACAACCAGCAAATGTCCAATGGAAGCTCCATCACCGAGTTCCTTCTCCTGGCATTCGCAGACAgacaggagctgcagctcttgcacttctggctcttcctgggcatctacctggctgctctcctgggcaatGGCCTCATCATCACTGCCATAGCCTGTGACCTCcgcctccacacccccatgtacttcttcctcctcaacctctccctcctcgACCTGGGCACCATCTCCACATCTCTTCCCAAAGCCATGGCCAACTCGCTCTGGGACAATACGACCATCTCCTACACAGGATGTGCTTCTCAGGTGTTTCTCATTTActttctgatttcagcagagtATGTCCTTCTCACTATCATGGCCTACGACCGctacgttgccatctgccaacccctgcactacgggaccctgctgggcagcagagcttgtgtccacatggcagcagctgcctggggcagtgggtttctctatgctgtgctgcacacaGCCAATACATTTTCAATTCCACTCTGCCAGGGTAATGTCCTGGACCAGTTCTTCTACGAACTTCCCcagatcctcaagctctcctgctcagatgCCTACCCCAGGGAGGCTGGGCTTATTGTGGTTAGTGCCTCTTTATTCTTTGcg encodes:
- the LOC104630378 gene encoding olfactory receptor 14C36 — encoded protein: MSNGSSITEFLLLAFADRQELQLLHFWLFLGIYLAALLGNGLIITAIACDLRLHTPMYFFLLNLSLLDLGTISTSLPKAMANSLWDNTTISYTGCASQVFLIYFLISAEYVLLTIMAYDRYVAICQPLHYGTLLGSRACVHMAAAAWGSGFLYAVLHTANTFSIPLCQGNVLDQFFYELPQILKLSCSDAYPREAGLIVVSASLFFACFIFIVLSYVQIFRAVLSIPSEQGRHKAFSTCLPHLAMVSLLVSTAVFAHLKPPSISSPSLDLVVAVLYSVVPPAVNPLIYSMRNKDLKDTVWKLMTRACSEVIYCPSSFPYLS